One Phaseolus vulgaris cultivar G19833 chromosome 11, P. vulgaris v2.0, whole genome shotgun sequence genomic window carries:
- the LOC137836136 gene encoding protein NUCLEAR FUSION DEFECTIVE 4-like, whose protein sequence is MNIILTNNTNTRQIGVVKFIAQVIKGRWFMLCASFFIMGGSGGSYVFGSYSEVIKSTQGYDQSTLNLLGFFKDLGGNLGAPIGLIGEISPPWLVLLMGSSLNFVGYFMIWLVVTGKILKPPIWQVCLYIAIGVSSQNFANTGIITTCVKNFPESRGTILGVLKGYIGLSGAIMTQLYLAIYGNDSESLILLVAWLPAVIPAIFACVVRFMKVGTKQPNEEKIINQFLFASVVLAIFIMVMIIVQKQVVFSKAAYAGSATGVCILFILPLFIVIRQELSLWNIKEKLALSANEVVIEKPEIVEPKESSPIPEEKTKDPKLSCFANIFNKPERGEDHTILQALVSIDMLLLLTSSFVGYGTNVTVVDNLGQIGKSLGYTGNTVKSFVSLVSIWNYSGRVLSGLVSDTLLRKYKVPRPMLLVFSHFLTCIGHLLIVFPKPGSVYFASVIIGFAFGVLLPMLYALVSELFGLKHFSTLQNCVLMVIPIGSYVLNVRVTGFLYDQEAKNQLKRSGKERLQGTELTCIGTECYKHSLIIMACLSFLAGLTSLIFVARTSKFYKSDIYKKFTHDATSAETKLTTTSVIRYEDKRVNNEGVEH, encoded by the coding sequence ATGAACATCATACTTACCAATAACACCAATACTAGACAAATTGGTGTTGTTAAGTTCATTGCACAAGTAATAAAAGGTCGATGGTTTATGCTTTGTGCCTCCTTTTTTATCATGGGAGGATCAGGTGGTAGTTATGTCTTTGGATCATACTCTGAAGTAATCAAATCTACACAAGGTTATGATCAAAGCACCCTAAACCTTTTAGGGTTCTTCAAGGACCTAGGTGGAAATCTAGGTGCTCCTATTGGTCTCATTGGAGAGATTTCCCCTCCATGGTTAGTACTCCTTATGGGTTCAAGCCTTAACTTTGTTGGCTATTTCATGATTTGGCTTGTGGTCACTGGAAAAATACTCAAACCACCGATTTGGCAAGTTTGTCTTTACATTGCAATTGGTGTTAGTTCTCAAAACTTTGCCAACACTGGAATAATAACCACTTGTGTAAAAAACTTTCCAGAAAGCAGGGGAACAATATTGGGTGTGTTGAAGGGTTACATTGGTCTTAGTGGAGCCATCATGACCCAACTTTACCTGGCCATTTATGGTAATGATTCTGAGTCTCTCATCCTTCTTGTTGCATGGCTCCCTGCGGTTATTCCAGCAATATTTGCATGTGTAGTTCGATTCATGAAGGTTGGAACTAAGCAACCCAACgaggaaaaaataataaaccaaTTTCTTTTTGCATCAGTTGTACTTGCTATATTCATTATGGTAATGATCATTGTTCAGAAGCAAGTTGTTTTTTCCAAAGCAGCTTATGCCGGAAGTGCAACTGGTGTATGTATTCTTTTTATCCTCCCTTTGTTTATTGTTATTAGACAAGAGTTATCATTGTGGAACATCAAGGAAAAACTTGCACTTAGTGCTAATGAGGTGGTCATAGAGAAACCGGAAATAGTAGAACCTAAAGAATCATCACCAATTCCAGAAGAAAAAACCAAGGATCCAAAACTATCTTGCTTTGCCAACATATTCAACAAACCTGAAAGAGGAGAGGATCACACCATTCTACAAGCACTTGTAAGTATTGACATGTTGTTATTATTGACTTCATCGTTTGTTGGCTATGGAACAAATGTAACAGTGGTGGACAACTTGGGACAAATTGGCAAGTCACTAGGATACACTGGAAACACAGTGAAGTCATTTGTGTCACTTGTAAGCATTTGGAATTACTCTGGGAGGGTGTTGTCTGGTCTTGTATCAGATACTTTGCTTCGAAAGTACAAAGTTCCTCGTCCTATGTTGTTAGTTTTTTCGCATTTCCTTACATGCATTGGACACCTTCTTATTGTGTTTCCAAAACCCGGTTCAGTATACTTTGCATCAGTGATAATTGGATTCGCATTTGGTGTGTTATTGCCAATGTTGTATGCACTTGTTTCTGAACTCTTTGGCCTTAAACATTTTTCCACTCTACAAAATTGCGTCCTTATGGTTATTCCCATTGGATCATACGTGTTAAATGTTAGGGTTACAGGCTTCCTTTATGATCAAGAGGCAAAAAATCAACTCAAAAGAAGTGGCAAAGAGAGGTTGCAAGGCACAGAGTTGACATGTATTGGAACTGAATGCTACAAACACTCTTTAATAATAATGGCATGCCTATCTTTTTTAGCTGGATTAACTTCTTTGATTTTTGTGGCAAGGACCAGTAAGTTCTACAAAAGTGACATATACAAAAAATTCACACATGATGCAACAAGTGCAGAAACAAAGTTGACTACAACCTCGGTTATTCGTTATGAAGACAAAAGAGTGAACAATGAAGGTGTTGAACATTGA